One Nocardia sp. BMG111209 DNA segment encodes these proteins:
- a CDS encoding transglycosylase family protein, whose amino-acid sequence MTSNRKFTPRALGLAVVAGALVVAPLALAGTASADDGHDWDAVAQCEAGGNWNIDTGNGFYGGLQFTQGTWEANGGAGSPADASRDEQIRVAENVLGSQGIGAWPVCGPNLFN is encoded by the coding sequence ATGACCAGCAACCGCAAATTCACCCCGCGTGCTCTCGGTCTCGCCGTCGTCGCCGGTGCGCTCGTCGTCGCCCCGCTGGCCCTGGCCGGCACCGCTTCCGCCGACGACGGTCACGACTGGGATGCCGTCGCGCAGTGCGAGGCCGGTGGCAATTGGAACATCGACACCGGTAACGGTTTCTACGGTGGACTGCAGTTCACCCAGGGTACCTGGGAGGCCAACGGCGGCGCGGGCAGCCCTGCGGACGCCAGCCGCGACGAGCAGATCCGGGTGGCCGAGAATGTTCTCGGCAGCCAGGGTATCGGCGCCTGGCCGGTGTGCGGACCGAACCTCTTCAATTAG